In a genomic window of Pseudomonas oryzihabitans:
- a CDS encoding replication initiation protein yields the protein MINAQLRLENTLELYKSKLPSKPYYTNNFFLGKKIGHLKTALCASHIQSNSSTHKYFILLDLDSETSTFDWADKGLPAPHLIVRNLNDGRSHMTYILKTSVKVDLLGHYKPIKYCSDIEHGLAVKVGADMNYNGLLTKNPFKSSLYKVFSFQDEPYDLDYLHEFVDKDLVKRHKEAKREKGIEDGFASGRNCTLFENLRQWAYKNWHRCDLAELQSMLFSQAMEFNAFECPLSTNEVSTIADSVFRFIRRNFSIGRLSELKSERAKRSRQKSKGNVIYNGEKPWETEGIPSSTYYYRKTNSVKSERQTISEMKPWKKLGIGRTKWYELGKPDSI from the coding sequence ATGATAAATGCACAATTAAGACTTGAAAATACGCTTGAGCTTTACAAGTCAAAACTTCCGTCGAAGCCATATTATACCAATAATTTTTTTTTAGGGAAAAAAATAGGCCATCTTAAGACCGCCCTATGTGCGAGTCATATTCAGTCGAATTCGTCCACTCACAAGTATTTTATACTGCTCGATCTGGACAGTGAAACAAGCACGTTTGATTGGGCTGATAAAGGATTGCCAGCGCCTCACCTAATCGTTAGAAATTTAAACGATGGGCGATCTCACATGACTTATATTCTCAAAACGTCAGTTAAAGTTGATCTTCTTGGCCATTACAAGCCTATTAAGTATTGCTCTGACATTGAGCATGGGCTGGCTGTAAAAGTAGGCGCGGACATGAACTACAATGGTCTTCTAACTAAAAACCCATTCAAGTCATCTCTCTATAAAGTTTTTTCATTTCAAGATGAACCGTATGATCTCGATTATCTTCATGAGTTCGTGGATAAAGACCTTGTGAAAAGACATAAAGAAGCTAAAAGGGAAAAAGGGATTGAGGATGGTTTTGCGTCAGGCAGAAACTGCACATTATTCGAGAACCTACGTCAGTGGGCTTATAAAAATTGGCACAGATGTGACTTGGCGGAGTTGCAATCAATGCTCTTTTCCCAAGCAATGGAGTTCAATGCTTTTGAGTGCCCGCTAAGCACGAATGAAGTTAGCACCATAGCAGATAGCGTATTTCGCTTTATAAGGCGTAATTTTTCAATTGGAAGACTTAGTGAACTGAAAAGCGAGCGTGCCAAGCGTTCAAGGCAGAAGAGTAAAGGGAATGTGATTTACAATGGTGAAAAACCATGGGAGACGGAAGGCATTCCATCTTCTACTTACTACTATAGGAAAACGAATAGTGTTAAATCAGAACGACAAACAATTTCCGAGATGAAGCCTTGGAAAAAACTGGGTATAGGACGAACGAAGTGGTATGAGCTCGGTAAGCCGGATAGTATTTAG
- the purC gene encoding phosphoribosylaminoimidazolesuccinocarboxamide synthase has translation MEKRAELYRGKAKSVFTTDDPDRLVLLFRNDTSAFDGERIEQLDRKGMVNNKFNAFIMQKLEDAGIPTQFEQLLGDNECLVKKLDMIPVECVVRNFAAGSLVRRLGVEEGLELTPPTFELFLKNDALHDPMVNESHVQAFGWATLDQLAEMKTLTFRINDILKQLFDDAGLLLVDFKLEFGLFHGKVVLGDEFSPDGSRLWDKATRKKMDKDRFRQGLGGVIEAYEEVAQRLGVPL, from the coding sequence ATGGAAAAACGCGCAGAACTCTACCGTGGCAAGGCCAAGTCGGTATTCACCACCGACGATCCCGATCGCCTGGTCCTGTTGTTCCGCAACGACACCTCTGCCTTCGATGGCGAGCGCATCGAGCAACTCGACCGCAAGGGCATGGTGAACAACAAGTTCAACGCCTTCATCATGCAGAAGCTGGAAGACGCCGGCATTCCGACCCAGTTCGAGCAGCTGCTGGGCGACAACGAATGCCTGGTGAAGAAGCTCGACATGATTCCGGTGGAATGCGTGGTTCGTAACTTCGCCGCCGGTAGCCTGGTGCGCCGTCTGGGCGTGGAGGAGGGCCTGGAGCTGACTCCGCCGACCTTCGAACTCTTCCTGAAGAACGACGCCCTGCACGATCCCATGGTCAATGAAAGCCACGTCCAGGCCTTTGGCTGGGCCACCCTCGACCAACTGGCGGAAATGAAGACGCTGACCTTCCGCATCAACGACATCCTCAAGCAGCTGTTCGACGATGCTGGCCTGCTGCTGGTGGACTTCAAGCTGGAATTCGGCCTGTTCCACGGCAAGGTGGTGCTGGGCGACGAATTCAGCCCGGACGGCAGCCGTCTGTGGGACAAGGCAACCCGCAAGAAGATGGACAAGGATCGCTTTCGCCAGGGTCTGGGTGGCGTGATCGAGGCCTACGAAGAGGTCGCCCAGCGCCTGGGCGTCCCGCTCTAA
- a CDS encoding AAA family ATPase, producing MNFEKIIDGMNKSDTQSSPLIASISIKGLFGLYDYELPADGLFSNAAILYGDNGVGKSTLLRLAFHLLSPSNRNGHRSALYEAEFDELSATLANGVTVRAKKQMTRTRVASGDHLKKLILTVERDNAILALWEFVPRAYRSETNDYYYQDADGSVVIRNSKKNIAERYKVGSDVVGESHFISRLETVAPNIFILNADRRLDSDAVADPGDEVELRRFMRMDEPRRLYDIVTRSRQIALTQALTSASRWISRKAIYSANRGSENVHTVYTNVIKQLTATNSSPEIDPDFAELQNKLSRIEHKTSELARYELATPLNTLELKRSLSSRSKSKKRLAAELLVPYIESLHSRLDALNPIYQLIEKFVTTINSNYLRDKYITYKVSQGFSIYSAKGEPLEAKHLSSGEQQLMLLFCYVLSGRDKPCVFMIDEPEISLNVKWQRQLIQSLLDLTKESRIQFIFASHSMELLAQHRDRVVPMQSKPQ from the coding sequence GTGAATTTCGAAAAGATTATAGATGGGATGAATAAATCCGATACGCAGTCTTCACCTCTAATAGCATCTATATCAATTAAGGGTCTGTTTGGGCTTTACGACTATGAACTCCCTGCAGATGGCCTTTTTTCCAACGCTGCAATTCTTTATGGAGACAATGGCGTCGGTAAAAGCACTTTGCTTAGGTTGGCATTTCATTTGCTCTCTCCTAGTAATCGGAATGGTCACAGGTCGGCATTATACGAGGCCGAGTTTGATGAGCTAAGCGCGACACTTGCGAACGGAGTAACTGTTCGCGCTAAAAAGCAAATGACCAGAACTCGAGTTGCATCTGGTGACCACCTGAAAAAACTCATTCTTACGGTAGAGCGCGACAACGCAATACTAGCACTATGGGAGTTTGTTCCACGAGCCTATCGGTCCGAAACGAATGACTACTATTATCAGGATGCTGATGGTTCAGTAGTGATTCGTAATTCAAAAAAGAATATCGCGGAAAGATATAAGGTCGGAAGTGATGTTGTGGGAGAAAGCCACTTCATCTCTAGGCTAGAAACTGTAGCGCCCAACATTTTTATATTGAATGCTGACAGACGTTTGGATAGTGATGCTGTTGCAGACCCCGGCGATGAAGTTGAGTTGCGACGGTTTATGCGTATGGATGAGCCAAGGCGGCTATATGACATCGTCACAAGGTCCAGACAGATAGCTCTTACTCAAGCTTTAACGTCTGCGAGTAGATGGATTTCTCGCAAAGCTATATATAGCGCCAACCGTGGTTCTGAAAATGTCCATACTGTCTACACAAATGTCATTAAACAGCTGACAGCGACCAACTCGTCACCTGAGATAGATCCAGATTTCGCTGAGCTTCAGAACAAACTGTCAAGAATTGAACACAAAACTAGTGAGCTCGCGCGATATGAGCTTGCTACACCTTTAAATACTCTTGAATTGAAACGCTCTCTCAGCTCAAGATCAAAAAGTAAGAAGCGTTTGGCTGCTGAGCTATTAGTTCCCTATATAGAAAGCTTGCATAGCCGTCTAGACGCTCTTAATCCAATCTATCAGTTGATTGAAAAGTTTGTTACAACTATCAATAGTAACTACCTTAGGGATAAATACATAACTTACAAGGTGAGTCAAGGCTTTAGTATATATAGTGCTAAAGGGGAGCCGTTAGAAGCTAAACATTTATCTTCTGGCGAACAGCAGCTTATGCTTCTGTTCTGTTATGTGCTTTCTGGTCGCGATAAGCCATGTGTTTTTATGATTGACGAGCCTGAGATTTCTTTGAATGTTAAGTGGCAAAGACAGCTTATACAATCACTGTTAGACCTCACGAAGGAAAGCAGAATACAGTTTATATTTGCTTCCCATTCTATGGAGCTGCTCGCACAGCATAGAGATCGAGTCGTTCCTATGCAGAGTAAGCCTCAATGA
- the bamC gene encoding outer membrane protein assembly factor BamC, translated as MKRILGMTTLGLAVATASGCSWLWGEHGYFRDRGNDYLEARETPPMQIPPDLHTKPLDPLLPIPNNVPDTQNRAYGYQVPPPPALSVQGSGNEQYSVQRSGNARWLAAQKVPASVWPTARQYLTDNGFRIAEERPQTGEIITAWQSPTELSTPLARSLSANGRLKPGNEVRARMRIEPGVASGSSEIFVQTQTRSQGSTSDPAWSSSQDSSALDDALLNQVLAGLDRSAEGGSSVSLLATGAYDTPERVTYELDGSGVPMLVLDSDLNRAWSSVGRAIEGADIRVDDMDRSLGVYYVNLAEGAQKPEERKPGFFGRLFGKGETKEEEDARARRFQVRLTQVGNAVQVTLDKTINTAAPNDIAEGVLKKLQTSMQYALRNPGQRQSGQLDPGAQP; from the coding sequence ATGAAACGTATCCTGGGTATGACGACGCTGGGCTTGGCCGTGGCCACCGCGAGTGGTTGCAGTTGGCTGTGGGGTGAGCACGGTTACTTCCGTGATCGCGGCAACGACTACCTCGAAGCCCGCGAGACGCCTCCCATGCAGATCCCGCCGGATCTGCACACCAAGCCGCTCGATCCGCTGCTGCCGATCCCGAACAATGTGCCGGACACCCAGAACCGCGCCTATGGCTACCAGGTGCCGCCGCCTCCGGCGCTGAGCGTCCAGGGCAGTGGCAACGAGCAGTACAGCGTGCAGCGCAGTGGCAATGCTCGCTGGCTGGCGGCGCAGAAGGTCCCGGCCTCTGTTTGGCCGACGGCGCGCCAATATCTGACCGACAACGGTTTCCGCATCGCCGAAGAGCGCCCGCAGACCGGTGAGATCATCACCGCCTGGCAGTCGCCCACGGAGCTGTCCACGCCGCTGGCGCGTAGCCTGAGCGCCAATGGTCGCCTAAAGCCGGGCAACGAGGTGCGGGCTCGGATGCGCATCGAGCCGGGCGTAGCCTCCGGTAGCAGCGAGATCTTCGTCCAGACCCAGACCCGCAGCCAGGGCAGCACCAGCGATCCGGCCTGGTCCAGCAGCCAGGACAGCTCGGCGCTCGACGATGCCCTGCTGAACCAGGTCCTGGCCGGTCTGGATCGCAGCGCCGAAGGCGGTAGCTCGGTTTCTCTGCTCGCCACGGGCGCTTACGATACCCCCGAGCGCGTCACCTACGAGCTCGACGGCAGTGGCGTGCCCATGCTGGTGCTGGATAGCGACCTGAATCGCGCCTGGTCCAGCGTTGGCCGCGCCATCGAAGGGGCCGATATCCGCGTCGACGACATGGATCGCAGCCTGGGCGTGTACTACGTGAACCTGGCCGAGGGCGCGCAGAAGCCCGAAGAGCGCAAGCCGGGCTTCTTCGGTCGTCTGTTCGGCAAGGGTGAGACCAAGGAAGAGGAAGACGCCCGCGCACGGCGCTTCCAGGTCCGTCTCACTCAGGTCGGCAACGCCGTTCAGGTCACCCTGGACAAGACCATCAATACCGCAGCACCCAACGATATCGCCGAGGGCGTGCTGAAAAAGCTTCAGACGAGCATGCAGTATGCGCTTCGCAATCCTGGGCAGCGGCAGTCGGGGCAACTCGACCCTGGTGCACAGCCATAA
- a CDS encoding M48 family metalloprotease: MKALRPALLSLALLTAPLLAHGANDLPSLGDASSSIVSPEQEFQMGRAWLSMLRGQVPTINDPQLKQFVEQTVYKLAETSDLQDHRLVFILIKDPEINAFAAPGGVIGVNGGLFLKSETEAEYAAVMAHELGHLIQRHFARGVENQQRMQLPLMAALLAGIVAAAAGGGDAGIAAIASTQAAAIQSQLRFSRLNEQEADRVGIVNLERAGYDPRAMPEMFGRLARQYRYDRTPPEFLLTHPVTDSRIADTQARAERFPKGGIEDSKRFQLMKVRAQMYFEETAGLLVKRYRAQLQENPDNDSVRYGLAMALTRQGQLNEARETLAPLLRKAPDDVSYNLAQVDLDITANRLPDAQKRAQRLMELYPDDLAVALAQVDLLNKTKQSKAASQLLDKLLKQRPIDPDLWNLAADIRGQAGDLVGVHQARAEYFALTGDYNQAIQQLGFAKQRAASNYQLAARIDARQQEMIAQRKLSEEILR; encoded by the coding sequence ATGAAAGCTCTGCGCCCCGCCCTGCTGTCCCTGGCGCTGTTGACCGCGCCGCTTCTGGCGCATGGCGCGAACGATCTGCCTTCGCTGGGCGATGCCAGCTCTTCGATCGTTTCGCCCGAGCAGGAGTTTCAGATGGGCCGCGCCTGGCTGAGCATGCTGCGCGGCCAGGTACCGACCATCAACGATCCGCAGCTCAAGCAGTTCGTCGAACAGACCGTCTACAAGCTGGCCGAGACCAGCGACCTGCAGGACCACCGCCTGGTCTTCATCCTGATCAAGGATCCCGAGATCAACGCCTTTGCCGCGCCCGGCGGGGTGATCGGGGTGAATGGCGGACTGTTCCTCAAGTCGGAAACCGAAGCCGAGTATGCCGCGGTCATGGCCCACGAGCTGGGTCACCTGATCCAGCGCCACTTCGCCCGTGGGGTGGAAAACCAGCAGCGCATGCAGCTGCCGCTGATGGCGGCCTTGCTCGCCGGGATCGTGGCGGCTGCGGCGGGCGGCGGCGATGCGGGAATCGCCGCCATTGCCTCGACCCAGGCGGCGGCGATCCAGAGCCAGTTGCGCTTTTCCCGGCTCAACGAGCAGGAGGCCGACCGCGTCGGCATCGTCAATCTGGAGCGCGCCGGCTACGATCCACGCGCCATGCCGGAGATGTTCGGGCGGCTCGCCCGCCAGTATCGCTATGACCGCACCCCGCCGGAGTTCCTGCTGACTCACCCGGTCACCGATAGCCGGATCGCCGATACCCAGGCGCGCGCCGAGCGTTTTCCCAAGGGCGGCATTGAGGACAGCAAGCGCTTCCAGCTGATGAAGGTGCGTGCTCAGATGTATTTCGAGGAAACCGCCGGCCTGCTGGTGAAGCGCTATAGAGCCCAGTTGCAGGAAAATCCGGACAACGACTCCGTCCGCTACGGCCTGGCCATGGCCCTGACTCGCCAGGGCCAGCTCAACGAGGCACGCGAAACCCTGGCCCCCTTGCTGCGCAAGGCGCCGGACGACGTCAGCTACAACCTTGCCCAGGTCGACCTGGACATCACCGCCAATCGCCTGCCCGACGCCCAGAAACGCGCCCAGCGGCTGATGGAGCTCTATCCGGACGACCTGGCCGTCGCCCTGGCTCAAGTCGACCTGCTCAACAAGACCAAACAGTCCAAGGCGGCCAGCCAACTACTGGACAAGCTGCTCAAGCAGCGTCCTATCGATCCGGATCTGTGGAACCTGGCAGCGGATATCCGTGGCCAGGCGGGTGATCTGGTGGGCGTGCACCAGGCACGCGCCGAGTACTTCGCCCTGACCGGCGACTACAACCAGGCCATCCAGCAACTGGGCTTCGCCAAGCAGCGGGCAGCCAGCAACTATCAGCTCGCCGCGCGAATCGACGCCCGCCAGCAGGAGATGATCGCCCAGCGCAAGCTGAGCGAAGAGATCCTGCGCTAG
- a CDS encoding helix-turn-helix domain-containing protein, producing the protein MMHAAAKALGKRIKDLRLDKRWTQANLAEALGCESMTVSRYERGEYAPSIEVLEQIAKALDVEIGEFFNNRRDDAIVHSKLRHDLCDIAYRADADALKEIVNAANKILARKR; encoded by the coding sequence ATGATGCACGCAGCTGCTAAGGCTCTTGGCAAGCGAATCAAAGACTTGCGATTAGACAAAAGGTGGACACAGGCTAACCTTGCGGAGGCGCTTGGCTGCGAATCCATGACCGTGAGTCGTTATGAGAGAGGTGAATATGCACCAAGCATTGAGGTTTTAGAGCAGATTGCAAAGGCATTAGATGTTGAAATCGGAGAATTTTTTAACAATCGACGCGATGATGCAATTGTGCACTCTAAGCTAAGGCATGATCTTTGCGATATTGCATATCGTGCTGATGCTGATGCCTTAAAAGAAATTGTTAACGCGGCAAACAAGATTTTAGCGAGAAAAAGGTGA
- a CDS encoding sulfurtransferase TusA family protein, translating to MADMSQPYTGAVTAHLDASGLNCPMPLLKAKLELNRLAAGEVLAVVATDAGSQRDFRTFAKLSGHTLVGEEVAGETFRYWLRKA from the coding sequence ATGGCTGACATGAGCCAACCCTATACCGGCGCCGTGACCGCCCATCTCGACGCCAGCGGCCTGAATTGCCCCATGCCCTTGCTCAAGGCCAAGCTCGAACTCAACCGACTGGCCGCGGGCGAGGTCCTCGCCGTGGTGGCCACCGATGCGGGCTCGCAGCGTGACTTCCGCACCTTCGCCAAGCTGTCGGGACATACCCTGGTCGGCGAAGAGGTGGCGGGAGAAACCTTCCGCTATTGGCTGCGCAAGGCCTGA
- a CDS encoding peroxiredoxin, with translation MSVTLDQPLPAFEAQATSGLAVSPDSLRGRQAVLYFYPKDNTPGCTTQGQGFRDLHEQFQAADTQILGISRDSLRTHENFRAKQGFPFELISDKDETLCNLFEVLQPKKLYGKEYIGVDRSTFLIDRDGVVRQIWRGVKVPGHVAEVLAAAQALNQA, from the coding sequence ATGAGCGTGACCCTCGACCAACCGCTTCCCGCCTTCGAGGCCCAGGCCACCAGCGGCCTTGCGGTCTCGCCGGACAGCCTGCGTGGGCGCCAGGCGGTGCTGTACTTCTATCCCAAGGACAACACCCCCGGCTGTACCACCCAGGGTCAGGGCTTTCGCGATCTACATGAGCAGTTCCAGGCCGCCGATACCCAGATTCTGGGCATCTCCCGCGACAGCCTGCGCACCCACGAGAACTTCCGCGCCAAGCAGGGCTTTCCCTTCGAGCTGATCAGCGACAAGGACGAAACCCTGTGCAATCTGTTCGAGGTGCTGCAACCGAAGAAGCTCTATGGCAAGGAGTACATCGGCGTCGATCGCAGCACCTTCCTCATCGATCGCGACGGCGTGGTGCGCCAGATCTGGCGTGGCGTGAAGGTACCCGGTCACGTTGCGGAAGTGCTGGCCGCCGCCCAGGCGCTGAACCAGGCCTGA
- a CDS encoding MBL fold metallo-hydrolase: MRFAILGSGSRGNSTLVHSHNSYILIDCGFSLREAERRLARLGVVPAQLDAVLVTHEHSDHVQGVELLARKHGVPVYYSAGTGRGLRKPVAAQGLLVDGERLVLDALEVTVVQVSHDALEPTQFVFDDGRRRLGVLTDLGEATPGVLAHYRGLDALVIEANHDSAMLAAGPYPYHLKARVGGVRGHLNNRQSADLVAELGCPGLQHLVLAHLSEKNNNPWLARACFTNVLGCEADWLQIADQQQGLEWRAIA; this comes from the coding sequence ATGCGCTTCGCAATCCTGGGCAGCGGCAGTCGGGGCAACTCGACCCTGGTGCACAGCCATAACAGCTACATCCTGATCGACTGCGGCTTCTCCCTGCGAGAAGCCGAGCGTCGGTTGGCCCGGCTGGGTGTGGTACCTGCCCAGCTGGACGCCGTCCTGGTCACCCACGAACATTCCGATCACGTCCAAGGCGTAGAGCTGCTGGCGCGCAAGCACGGTGTGCCGGTCTACTACAGCGCCGGTACCGGTCGTGGCCTGCGCAAGCCCGTGGCGGCCCAGGGACTGCTGGTGGATGGCGAGCGACTGGTGCTGGATGCGCTGGAAGTGACGGTGGTGCAGGTGTCCCATGACGCCCTGGAGCCCACGCAGTTCGTCTTCGACGATGGCCGCAGGCGGCTGGGTGTACTCACCGATCTGGGCGAGGCCACCCCGGGCGTGTTGGCCCATTATCGCGGCCTGGATGCCTTGGTGATCGAGGCCAACCACGACAGCGCCATGCTCGCCGCGGGGCCCTATCCCTACCACCTCAAGGCGCGCGTCGGCGGTGTCCGGGGCCATTTGAACAACCGCCAGTCGGCCGATCTGGTGGCGGAGCTGGGCTGTCCTGGCTTGCAACACCTGGTGCTCGCCCATTTGAGCGAGAAGAACAACAACCCCTGGCTGGCGCGGGCCTGCTTCACCAACGTCCTCGGCTGCGAGGCGGATTGGCTGCAGATCGCCGATCAACAGCAGGGGCTGGAGTGGCGAGCGATCGCCTGA
- the dapA gene encoding 4-hydroxy-tetrahydrodipicolinate synthase produces the protein MIAGSMVALVTPMDAQGRIDWDSLTKLVDFHLAEGTDAIVAVGTSGESATVDVDEHVAVIRHVVEQVKGRIPVIAGTGGNSTREAIDLTRAAKDAGADACLLVVPYYNKPTQEGLYQHFRMIAETVAIPQILYNVPGRTACDMLAETVERLAKVPNIIGIKEATGDLSRARDILSRVSKDFLVYSGDDATAAELMLLGGKGNISVTANVAPKAMSELCAAAMRGDADTARALNEKLMPLHKNLFIESNPIPVKWALHEMGMIDAGIRLPLTWLSSRCHEVVRQALRQAGVLA, from the coding sequence ATGATTGCGGGGAGTATGGTGGCGCTGGTCACCCCCATGGACGCCCAGGGGCGTATCGACTGGGATAGCCTGACCAAGCTGGTGGACTTCCATCTCGCCGAAGGCACCGACGCCATCGTCGCGGTGGGCACCTCGGGTGAATCCGCCACGGTCGATGTGGACGAGCACGTCGCCGTGATCCGTCATGTGGTCGAGCAGGTCAAGGGCCGCATTCCGGTCATCGCCGGCACGGGCGGCAATTCCACCCGCGAGGCGATCGATCTGACCCGCGCCGCCAAGGACGCCGGTGCCGATGCCTGTCTGCTGGTCGTGCCTTATTACAACAAGCCGACCCAGGAAGGGCTGTACCAGCACTTCCGCATGATCGCCGAAACCGTCGCCATTCCGCAGATCCTCTACAACGTGCCGGGCCGTACCGCCTGCGACATGCTGGCCGAGACCGTCGAGCGCCTGGCCAAGGTGCCGAACATCATCGGCATCAAGGAGGCGACCGGTGATCTGTCGCGGGCACGGGACATCCTCTCCCGGGTCAGCAAGGATTTCCTGGTCTATTCCGGTGACGACGCCACCGCAGCCGAGCTCATGCTGCTGGGCGGCAAGGGCAACATCTCGGTGACCGCCAACGTCGCCCCCAAGGCGATGAGCGAGCTGTGCGCCGCCGCCATGCGTGGCGATGCCGACACGGCGCGCGCGCTGAACGAAAAGCTGATGCCGCTGCACAAGAATCTGTTCATCGAATCGAACCCGATCCCGGTGAAGTGGGCCCTGCACGAAATGGGCATGATCGACGCCGGTATCCGCCTGCCTCTGACCTGGCTCAGCTCGCGCTGCCATGAAGTGGTACGTCAGGCCCTGCGTCAGGCAGGAGTGCTGGCGTGA
- a CDS encoding glycine cleavage system protein R gives MSATPPIREQFLVISAMGANPMELTNVLFRSCMDNRCAVVSSRLSRHGEYSALILQVSGNWDGLARLEGGLAGLGKRHGFTVGVTRSAALENRPQALPYVVYVSAAYRPDILNELCQFFADHKIEVENLVCDSYQAPQTGGTMLNATITVTLPAGTQISWLRDQFLDFADALNLDALIEPWRPQSN, from the coding sequence ATGTCCGCTACCCCCCCGATTCGCGAACAATTTCTCGTCATCAGTGCCATGGGCGCCAATCCCATGGAGCTGACCAACGTGCTCTTTCGCAGCTGCATGGACAATCGCTGCGCCGTGGTCAGCAGCCGCCTGAGCCGGCACGGAGAATACAGCGCGTTGATCCTGCAGGTCTCCGGCAACTGGGATGGCCTGGCGCGCCTCGAAGGCGGCCTCGCCGGCCTCGGCAAACGCCATGGTTTCACCGTCGGGGTCACCCGTAGCGCCGCGCTGGAGAATCGTCCGCAGGCGCTGCCGTACGTCGTTTATGTCAGTGCCGCCTATCGGCCCGACATCCTCAACGAGCTGTGCCAGTTCTTCGCCGACCACAAGATCGAAGTGGAAAACCTGGTCTGTGACTCCTACCAGGCACCGCAGACCGGTGGCACCATGCTCAACGCCACCATCACCGTCACCCTGCCGGCCGGCACCCAGATCAGTTGGCTGCGTGACCAGTTCCTGGATTTCGCCGACGCCCTGAATCTCGACGCCCTGATCGAGCCCTGGCGGCCGCAAAGCAACTAA